The following are from one region of the Littorina saxatilis isolate snail1 linkage group LG2, US_GU_Lsax_2.0, whole genome shotgun sequence genome:
- the LOC138959008 gene encoding uncharacterized protein, with protein sequence MDHPQNVLVTLLAVLLCAWVTGALPAARANGAMEGDLSHLVKLIGKLKSLNAQRNSAGARASDSWNSVLDSEDSGSSQSLSTGPASSGASSTDKLAALKQGFVGFNKRQGAWSYDYGLGGGRFGKRYYGDYGIGGGRFGRDVDHVDIADANDAAL encoded by the coding sequence atGGACCACCCACAGAACGTCTTGGTGACCTTACTAGCAGTCCTCCTCTGCGCATGGGTGACAGGAGCCCTTCCGGCGGCGCGCGCAAATGGCGCGATGGAGGGCGACCTCTCCCACCTGGTGAAACTCATCGGCAAACTCAAAAGCCTTAACGCTCAGAGAAACAGCGCCGGTGCAAGAGCGTCAGATAGCTGGAACTCCGTTCTGGACTCCGAGGACTCAGGCAGCTCCCAGTCTTTGAGTACAGGCCCCGCGTCATCAGGCGCTTCCTCAACGGATAAGCTGGCAGCTTTGAAGCAAGGCTTTGTAGGCTTCAACAAGCGACAGGGCGCCTGGAGCTACGACTACGGACTTGGCGGGGGGCGGTTCGGCAAGCGCTACTACGGGGATTACGGCATCGGGGGCGGCCGTTTCGGCAGGGACGTGGATCACGTGGACATTGCCGACGCCAATGACGCCGCTCTTTGA